The DNA window AACAAGAGGTGGATCCCAAAATGATTTACCTTCCGACATTTTTTGCATCAACCAGGTCGAGTGTAgcattctttccatttttttcccaaaaatttccacaattcGATTTTCAAGAGCCcatagaaattttgaatattacCAAGTTCCAAGCAATGTAAGCAAATCATTGAAAAGATTTGTTGCATGTTTTGAGTCGAAATCGAAGTATCTTTGCAGATCATCGTACCAAAATAGTCTGCTGATCCAAAGAGGAAGCTCGGCTCACATGCATTCGATTGTGAAAAACCGCAATGGTTTGCTGACGCAGTtaaagataaaatataaaatgtgtGCAGTTATTCAGTACCTTCAGATGACTCAACGCTTTCAACTTacattcagaatcgtttaagctTTCTGAGCGCAGTCCGCGAGACGTCCCGCTGTAGCTGCAGcattaaggataaagtaaagtttctggcgttaatcaatccgcttgggatgcgcccccatgttcacttcaattcagaatcgtttgaggtttacgaacgtgtatctggcctatacaatgacttgcggtggctagtcgatgtgtcaatgcagtgcttttatcctcccagacaagtctggtaccaatttatcgatgaTGAAAGgcaggagggatgaaaggcttggtgagcactagggcggactcgaacctccgatcgatcgttcaggaagcggaacctctaactgctacaccacacccgccccctAATAAAagcttggttagcactagtTCGGAATCTAAACCAAATTGAAAACCGAAAATACTGCAGCATTATCGGTTTTCAATTTGGTTTCGATTCCGAAGTAGTGCTAACCAAGTCTTTATTCCCTCCaagttttttgaatttttttcgtcattcCTTTAAACAATAAAGTATACATTTACCACaaggacgggtgtagcgcggacgttaagaagttccgctgtctgcacgatcgatcggaggttcgaactCACCCGGGTGcgcactaagcctttcatccctcccgggtcgataaattggtaccagacttctctgggagcataaaaacactgacttgacacatcggttaacCCCTCCAAGTCTTTGTGCAGtctagttacgcgttcgtaagtctcaaacgattctgaattgaattgaacgtggtggcgcatctcaagcgaaTTTATTAGCACCAGGCACATTATCTCTATCCTTTTGTGTACTACACAAAAGGATAGAGGATCGATCGATGCAACAAGTCaactccacttttttttttattctttcaggcaaatctggtaccaatttaaaGGTGTCGAAGGGATAAAAAGTTTGAATAACATTGGACGGTGACGAACTATCGACTATGGCTACGTTAAGTTGATCTCTTAGCAGTAATCACCAAATGCAATAATATTCCTAGTACAATGAGTCCGAGTTCCGTgggatttccttcttttttatatttgtagcAGCATTCGACATGAGGAGAGACATCCACGAAGCCGGTACTACACCTAAGCTATGATAGTGAGCTCTTAAACTTCAATTATAGGCCTAAAACACCACCGACACATGTGGTGTGGAATCGTTAAAACTCAGAAATTGGCCTTCTCAATGTCTTGGGAACAGGAAAATCTTATcctaagaattttaaaaagaccAAAAGTTCCAGTCAATTCCTGAAATTTTGCATTGGCTATTTTTTGATCTCTTTCCTTTAATGAATCTTCTAGAGTTTATTTCCATAGTTTGAATTTATCTTAAACTATCTACCTATATCATACCGAGAGCTGCGTCTTGTCGATACTCAAGCTGGATATCGAGATCCGCAGCAGTAGCGCGAAAACACGTTAATCATCAACGTTGTAACAGTCGAAGGCCGTCTGTGCGGGAATTCATTGAATCACTGCCGTCGGCACAGTCGCCAATCGCGCTGGTACAGCTACCAGTGGCGCATTGTCGTTCTCTCTCCCTTATTCTTCTATTGTACTCATTTTCGAGTCtctccttccttccttcttctccCTCTCTTTCTTTGTCTCCCTCTCCctccttctctctcttttaACGATTCCATTGGAGCTCAGTACAAGTCATCTTAGgcaagaacaaaataaatggcTCCACCATGACATCACGTATCCTTAAGGAGGTtatcttttttgaagttatcGCTTCGGGGGAAAAAGTATACGATAACAACAACTCTTGGAATGTTGGAATTGGTTGTTGTTGGATGGAATGTTCTAAAACCTCTTTCCAACTCTGCACGTATAGATCACGTTGTTGGGACTTCTAGACTTACCCGACCGCATGATTTAACGactctttcacttcttctacTTCTCTTTAAATTTTCCTACATTTACTCCCAGATAGAGCCTCACCCCCGGAAAAAGGTCTGGATCACTCAGTTCTTGTACATTTCACTTACGATTAACCTATGGAGATCAATTACGTGGGATCATTGAAATGGGCGCTATAGTTGCGGGTATCAATAAAAACTCCATCGATGCAGTGATCTGCACGCGATCATTTTCTTGCTAAACCATTAAAATACGCAGTTATCCGCGGGAAATTGACGTATGATTCATCAGATGAAATGATGCAGACCTATTATACGATATTTATGGCTTTAAAACGCACCGTCAGTTTCATAACAACGTTTGCCTCATCCAAATAGTTAGATCTAGAATCACAGTACGttcgaaaatttctctctGCTCAGTAAGAGGATTCGTgacttccagaaaaacttcTGAGCAGCGAAATGCGCAAATAAGCTTTTGCAGTATTTGCATCCTCAACAGAAATTTGTTTCCATTCCAGCTCCTTCTTTGCAAAGAACGGTCGTgtctcttatttatttctgaccTAATACTCTAGAGTTACAATGtgctaattttattttagataAATTTCTCAGAGAAAACGTTTGGATTTTGCAAGGGAAGACTTAAAAAAAGACAGTTATGCGGTGAAAAAACGCTGCTTCATTCGTGAATAATGCCCTGCGGATAGCGACAAATTTGCGActgttttttctaaagttgTAGTTTGGGACTTTGACATTTTGATAACTAGGACTCGAATCTCGCTAACCTCTAATGGGTCAAAATCGGACTCGAAACTCCGCGCAGTTGCGGAAACTGGtgcctgcgctcgaagcggtataTGGAAGCGAGCGGTGGTTATAGAcctgggaccctcgctagctccattcatcgctgcactGCGAGTGAAGCTGGCGATGTCGCCACCTTGATCGTAACCGATCTCGCTCCAatgcgccatttcgagcgcagtcgcatcgaacttcaggtcattttgaccttACTGCATATTCCAGGACATCCTCGTGAATGTACTGGACACATGATCACAAATTCTAATTTAATATTATTCCTATGCTCATCCAAGCTTTGTAAATTTAAATGGGCTGAATACGACAACAAACGCAGCAAAACAACACCTGAATGAGATTAATTCTCTCATTGTTCCTGGATCTTTTTCCTATTGTACCTTATATTGCTCCCATAAGTATTAGCTGTAATGTCATTTGTCCTCTCGATCGCAAATAGCATAGTATCATCGAAAGGGGAATTCCAGAATGCAATCTGCACTCCTGCTCCTCGCTCTGATCTCCTGTGCTTTGGCATGTGATATTATTGTCCACGTCAAATCGGACACTGACAAGAAGTTCGGAGCTCAAGTGACGGCCAGCAACGGAAAGAAGAGCGAAAAGTttgttgtttggaaaaaaaaattatatttctgGATTAAGGCATGCAGTAGAACTTCGCTTCTGTTATAGTTTTGGAGTCCTCTTATCCATTATCGGGGTTAGAAACGGAATACAATATAACAAATATACATAAATCAACTAACTCTTCAAATATGCATGGTTGGCGCagacattttgcaaaaaatttgtTACTTCTAAATCCTGTGCTTGTACTGCCGGTCTTGGCTGTCGTGAGAGAAAAGTAATTtagaatcaataaaaaataaaatataagagaTAATActggaaataaaacaaaagaacaaataatggAATCAACATTAAGCacctaattttttgtttttaacttAACTTATTTTAACAGTTTAATTTTAATGTCAAAAAATACTTACCAGCTTTGTTCGATCAATGTAAGAGAGTTCAAACAATTCTGGGATACGTGAAACACATATAAAAGTTCGAAAGTTGtgcttctttcaaaaactaattttaTGCCGAGTATTGCAGACAACTCTGGCTCCACATAAATTTTCAGGCAAATATAGGTTCGCCTAAATGTAGTGATCAAATGGCGCAACATCACAAAAAGGTCCCGTACTCGATGCTTTGGATATTTTCTCTGTCTTTATTAGCGCAAGAGCGTCGAAATACACAAATTCAGCGACACATGAGGCAGTAAAACTAATCAGGAGTACACATACATGCATATGTCATGTGTAGATCAATATTTGttcatcatttatttgttattcattaattattataaatatttttgcagGTGGTCATATTCGAAGAAACTCCAGAAGAACACATTCCAACAGAAAGCAGACGAATGCGGCTTGAAGGATTGGGAGATCGCAACTTTCGATGAGGCTGGCAAACCTGCCCATACTGTAAAGGTTAGTTGACTGCAGCGGGAATCTCAGACCCCCTCTCAGTTTCTAGCAATCCATGAAGCTTTGAATTTTCAGGTAACACTGGACGGTATCGGACGTGTCACCTACAAGGTTGGTGACGACTTGAAACCAGTTCAGAAGGACCGTCAGGGCGCGATTTGCAAAGGAGAATGCGCACCGCTGTAAAATTTAGGCAATAAAGCTTTATATGTAATAAAGGTGAACATGAAGGTTCTTAGTTACAGTTGTCGTCAGCCCGTTTCACTATTTCATAGTGAAAatgttagtaaaaaaaaataaaggtctAAGATTTCCGATGAATATCACAAAAAAGGAGTAAATCTGGGA is part of the Necator americanus strain Aroian chromosome V, whole genome shotgun sequence genome and encodes:
- a CDS encoding hypothetical protein (NECATOR_CHRV.G20148.T1): MQSALLLLALISCALACDIIVHVKSDTDKKFGAQVTASNGKKSEKWSYSKKLQKNTFQQKADECGLKDWEIATFDEAGKPAHTVKVTLDGIGRVTYKVGDDLKPVQKDRQGAICKGECAPL